A window of the Rhodoferax sp. GW822-FHT02A01 genome harbors these coding sequences:
- a CDS encoding branched-chain amino acid transaminase, with the protein MSAIPPSMSDRDGKIWMDGQMVDWRDAKIHVLTHTLHYGCGAFEGVRAYKCDDGSTAIFRLQEHTDRLFNSAKILRMKIPFTKEQVNEAQKAVIRDNKLESGYLRPLTWIGDKKLGVSPKGNTIHLMVAAWPWGAYLGEEGMKRGIRVKISSYTRHHVNITMTQAKAVSNYTNSILANMEATDDGYDEAMLLDASGFVSEGAGENVFVVKDGVVYTPDLSAGALNGITRNTVLHICKDLGLELVQKRITRDELYISDEVFFTGTAAEVTPIREIDRLEIGSGSRGPITEKIQSAFFDIVNGRNPKYAHWLSKV; encoded by the coding sequence ATGAGCGCTATTCCTCCCTCCATGTCAGACCGCGATGGAAAAATCTGGATGGATGGCCAGATGGTGGATTGGCGCGATGCCAAGATCCACGTGCTCACCCACACGCTGCACTACGGTTGCGGCGCGTTCGAAGGCGTGCGTGCCTACAAGTGCGACGATGGCTCTACTGCCATCTTCCGGTTGCAGGAACACACCGACCGCCTCTTCAACAGCGCCAAGATTCTGCGCATGAAGATCCCGTTCACCAAGGAGCAGGTCAATGAGGCGCAAAAGGCCGTTATCCGCGACAACAAGCTGGAGTCCGGTTACCTGCGTCCGCTCACCTGGATTGGCGACAAGAAGCTGGGCGTGTCGCCCAAGGGCAATACCATCCATCTGATGGTGGCCGCATGGCCCTGGGGCGCCTACCTGGGTGAAGAGGGCATGAAGCGCGGCATCCGCGTCAAGATTTCCAGCTACACCCGCCACCACGTCAACATCACCATGACCCAGGCCAAGGCGGTGAGCAACTACACCAACTCCATCCTGGCCAATATGGAAGCCACCGATGACGGTTACGACGAGGCTATGCTGCTGGACGCCAGCGGCTTTGTCTCCGAAGGCGCTGGCGAGAACGTGTTCGTGGTCAAGGATGGCGTGGTCTACACGCCGGACCTCTCCGCCGGCGCGCTCAACGGTATCACCCGCAATACCGTGCTGCACATCTGCAAGGACCTGGGCCTGGAGCTGGTGCAAAAGCGCATTACCCGCGACGAGCTCTACATCAGCGACGAGGTGTTCTTCACCGGCACAGCCGCCGAAGTCACGCCCATCCGCGAAATCGACCGCCTGGAAATCGGCAGCGGCTCGCGTGGCCCGATCACGGAAAAAATCCAGAGCGCGTTCTTTGACATCGTCAATGGCCGCAACCCCAAATACGCTCACTGGCTGAGCAAGGTCTGA
- a CDS encoding zinc-finger domain-containing protein, which translates to MSNTPSKIELLAKDLNHQGGVFCPSPLAHMKTWNTHPKVYLDVGRTGEAKCPYCGTVYALKAGEHFEHGH; encoded by the coding sequence ATGTCGAACACCCCATCCAAGATTGAACTGCTGGCCAAGGACCTGAACCACCAAGGCGGCGTGTTCTGCCCCAGCCCCCTGGCCCACATGAAGACCTGGAACACCCACCCCAAGGTATACCTGGACGTGGGCCGCACCGGCGAAGCCAAGTGCCCCTATTGCGGTACGGTCTACGCGCTCAAGGCTGGTGAACACTTCGAACACGGGCACTGA